A genome region from Lactobacillus sp. ESL0791 includes the following:
- a CDS encoding PTS sugar transporter subunit IIC — protein sequence MGLTFPQAILITLLAYVYELDRKSTQIAGKITILYGALTGWILGDFKTGLEVGATLQLMSLGVANLGGASMPDYPVAAIISAAIAVATGKGMAAGLAIGIPVGMLVMNLDVMFQILNSAIAKKAQNYANKSQFKKMRRTIPISTFLIPLEAALPVFLAVVFGKAVVEAVLNFMPAWFTVGLNVAGGMLPAVGFAMLLVYMPMKKYGYWLIVGFVATAFLSVPVLGVALLGIAAAIHQYKNSDNNSKNVAINGNNNSLTEEDMEDE from the coding sequence ATGGGATTAACATTTCCACAAGCTATTTTAATTACGTTACTAGCATATGTTTATGAGTTAGATAGAAAATCGACACAAATTGCAGGTAAGATTACTATTTTATATGGAGCCTTAACTGGCTGGATATTAGGGGATTTTAAAACAGGTTTGGAAGTTGGTGCAACTTTACAATTAATGTCATTAGGTGTAGCCAATTTAGGTGGTGCTTCTATGCCTGATTATCCAGTAGCTGCAATTATTTCTGCCGCAATAGCTGTTGCAACTGGCAAGGGTATGGCTGCTGGACTAGCAATTGGAATTCCAGTTGGAATGTTAGTAATGAATTTAGATGTTATGTTTCAAATTTTGAATTCAGCTATAGCTAAAAAAGCACAAAATTATGCTAATAAAAGTCAATTTAAGAAAATGCGAAGAACCATTCCTATTTCAACATTTTTAATTCCTTTAGAAGCTGCTTTACCAGTATTTCTAGCTGTAGTGTTTGGAAAAGCAGTTGTTGAAGCCGTTTTGAATTTTATGCCAGCGTGGTTTACTGTTGGATTAAACGTAGCTGGAGGTATGTTACCAGCAGTTGGATTTGCAATGTTATTAGTTTATATGCCAATGAAAAAATATGGATATTGGTTAATAGTTGGTTTTGTGGCTACGGCGTTTTTAAGTGTCCCTGTATTAGGGGTTGCCTTGCTTGGAATAGCTGCAGCTATTCATCAATATAAAAATTCTGACAATAATTCCAAGAATGTTGCTATCAATGGAAATAATAATTCTTTAACAGAAGAGGATATGGAAGATGAATAA
- a CDS encoding PTS system mannose/fructose/sorbose family transporter subunit IID has protein sequence MNNKYKITKKDLLRTAFRHFIGVGTFNYDTGIASSLVWEMFPVLRKIYSNDDDLIASLNNHFKYYNCNPWLSPLITGATLAMEEKDGTDSLEAVQSLKTGLMGPLSGIGDTIIWVMMPTIFGSIAGSMGKQGNPLGMWLFLLVYFMFFLLRPYVYILGYNSGTSLIDKLGNKMEAFTDSISVLGIMVIGSIVSSTVSIKTGWVFSNGGVKISLQSILDKICPSLLPAVLVATLYVLLKKKVKMSALIILVILVSMLGAAIGLFTV, from the coding sequence ATGAATAATAAATATAAAATCACAAAAAAAGATCTTTTAAGAACTGCTTTTAGACATTTTATAGGTGTGGGAACGTTTAATTATGACACGGGAATAGCTTCTAGCCTTGTTTGGGAAATGTTTCCTGTACTAAGAAAAATTTATAGTAATGATGATGATTTAATTGCTTCATTGAATAACCATTTTAAATATTATAATTGTAATCCATGGTTATCACCATTAATTACCGGTGCTACTCTTGCAATGGAGGAAAAAGATGGAACTGATTCACTCGAAGCAGTTCAAAGCCTGAAAACTGGATTAATGGGCCCTTTGTCAGGAATAGGTGATACTATTATTTGGGTAATGATGCCAACTATCTTTGGATCAATTGCCGGGTCAATGGGAAAACAAGGTAATCCACTGGGAATGTGGTTATTCTTATTAGTTTACTTTATGTTTTTCTTATTAAGACCTTATGTATATATTCTTGGCTATAATTCAGGAACTAGTTTAATTGATAAATTAGGAAATAAAATGGAAGCATTTACTGATTCCATTTCTGTACTTGGAATAATGGTGATTGGATCAATAGTTTCATCAACTGTTAGCATTAAAACCGGTTGGGTTTTTAGCAATGGCGGTGTGAAAATTAGTTTACAAAGTATTCTTGATAAGATATGTCCGTCTTTGTTGCCCGCTGTACTTGTTGCTACTTTATATGTTTTATTAAAAAAGAAAGTTAAGATGTCAGCCTTAATTATTTTAGTTATTTTGGTTTCAATGTTAGGAGCCGCAATTGGATTGTTTACAGTTTAA
- a CDS encoding PTS sugar transporter subunit IIA, whose product MKKVIIVTHKSLAEGFKDSLNFFTGVNDQIVAISAYEDNNVFPEKQLADELKNSKPEDKIIILTDMLGGSVNQHASRYIDKNIYLITGINLSIALEIVLLPEEKVSNKKIEEMVKEARKQLVFVNNYLKQNKADYDDE is encoded by the coding sequence TTGAAAAAGGTAATTATTGTAACGCATAAATCATTAGCAGAAGGATTTAAGGACTCACTTAATTTCTTTACAGGAGTAAACGATCAAATTGTTGCTATATCAGCTTATGAAGATAATAATGTTTTTCCAGAAAAACAGTTAGCAGATGAATTAAAAAATAGTAAACCAGAAGATAAAATTATAATCTTAACAGATATGTTAGGTGGTAGTGTCAATCAACATGCGTCTAGATATATCGATAAAAATATTTATTTAATTACTGGGATTAACTTGTCTATTGCTTTGGAGATAGTATTACTTCCTGAAGAAAAAGTCTCTAACAAAAAAATAGAAGAAATGGTTAAAGAAGCAAGAAAGCAGTTGGTATTTGTAAATAATTATTTAAAACAAAATAAAGCCGATTATGATGATGAGTAA
- a CDS encoding PRD domain-containing protein, with protein MKILRIFNNNIILVKNEETDKESILWGKGVGFQKSKGENIEINKGDSLFVKESESEWVRSFISLSDEIPLSYFELTKEIVKKAENKLNVKFNPFLLISLTDHIYFAVQRSNENNNIALKDIKEAYPKEYNQAIVSKLMIEREFNIKLNDSEIGFLTIHFIENEYQKKDDKNDNRIILDQEDQAIIRIKQIISRELRIDLNNRKINSRRLTTHLRFLIDRIQKKEHFSDSDEDKILYFEMAKLYPKLKNCIAVIIEYLNKKFGYKLTNSEKLYLIMHLQQITKQIV; from the coding sequence ATGAAAATATTAAGAATCTTCAATAATAATATAATTCTTGTAAAAAATGAGGAAACTGACAAGGAAAGTATTCTCTGGGGCAAAGGAGTTGGGTTTCAAAAATCTAAAGGTGAAAACATAGAGATAAATAAAGGAGATTCACTGTTTGTTAAAGAATCTGAGTCTGAATGGGTAAGATCATTTATTTCGCTTAGTGATGAAATTCCTCTTTCATATTTTGAGTTAACTAAAGAAATTGTTAAAAAAGCAGAAAATAAATTAAACGTAAAATTCAATCCATTTTTATTGATTTCTTTGACTGATCATATTTATTTTGCAGTTCAACGTTCTAATGAAAATAATAATATTGCTTTGAAAGATATTAAAGAAGCATATCCGAAAGAATATAATCAAGCGATTGTGAGTAAATTGATGATTGAGCGTGAATTTAATATCAAATTAAATGATAGTGAAATAGGCTTTTTAACTATCCATTTTATTGAAAATGAGTATCAAAAAAAAGATGATAAAAATGATAACAGGATTATTTTAGATCAAGAAGATCAAGCTATTATAAGAATTAAGCAAATAATTTCTCGAGAACTAAGAATAGATTTAAATAATAGGAAAATCAATAGTAGAAGATTAACAACTCATTTAAGATTTTTAATTGATAGGATTCAAAAAAAAGAACATTTTAGTGATTCTGATGAAGATAAAATTTTATATTTCGAGATGGCTAAACTATATCCTAAATTAAAAAATTGTATTGCTGTAATTATAGAATATTTAAATAAAAAATTTGGATATAAGTTGACTAATTCTGAAAAATTGTATTTGATTATGCATTTACAGCAGATAACTAAGCAAATAGTTTAA
- a CDS encoding Nif3-like dinuclear metal center hexameric protein, translated as MKVSEVIKKIKEYHTENNINKNTTRDKVLFNHVEEECTGIVITTWASIDVIKKAIKLGANLIVSHEALFWNHGDHTDWLQYKDNATYLLKKKLLNEHKITVWRDHDHVHYAGIPVNGKMVDGIFYGVAKLLGWDKYVVEGKDSSPRYGLTRYRQFTIPETTAFDISQKLIKVGNLNGTKIYGNPKTKVKNIIIPGHNLGDAKDIITKVDKENIDLVLEMETIDFTLSEYIRDSSMLGLNKALVTIGHFNLEEFGMKYMVEYLPEIFDNKINCTFVQSGDMYHYDVAKF; from the coding sequence ATGAAAGTATCAGAAGTAATTAAAAAAATAAAAGAATATCATACTGAAAACAATATAAATAAAAATACTACTAGAGATAAAGTTCTTTTTAACCATGTTGAAGAGGAATGTACAGGAATTGTTATAACTACCTGGGCTAGTATTGATGTTATAAAAAAAGCAATTAAGCTTGGAGCTAATCTGATAGTTTCTCATGAAGCATTATTTTGGAATCACGGTGATCATACTGATTGGCTTCAATATAAAGATAATGCGACTTATTTATTAAAGAAAAAATTATTGAACGAGCATAAAATAACGGTTTGGCGAGATCATGATCATGTTCATTATGCGGGAATACCAGTCAATGGCAAAATGGTTGACGGTATATTTTATGGTGTCGCTAAATTACTTGGCTGGGATAAATATGTTGTTGAAGGAAAAGATAGCAGTCCTAGATATGGGTTAACAAGATATCGACAATTTACTATCCCAGAAACTACTGCTTTTGATATATCTCAAAAATTAATAAAAGTAGGTAATTTAAATGGAACAAAGATCTATGGTAATCCCAAAACAAAAGTTAAAAATATAATTATACCTGGACATAATTTGGGAGATGCAAAAGATATTATTACTAAAGTTGATAAAGAGAATATCGATTTGGTTTTAGAAATGGAAACAATTGATTTTACTTTAAGTGAATATATAAGAGATAGTAGTATGTTAGGATTAAACAAAGCATTAGTTACAATTGGACATTTTAATCTAGAAGAATTTGGCATGAAATATATGGTTGAGTATTTGCCTGAAATTTTTGATAATAAAATTAATTGTACATTTGTTCAATCAGGTGACATGTATCATTATGATGTTGCCAAATTTTAA
- a CDS encoding alpha/beta hydrolase: MIIKDSAYGNIWGRLDPQVLARTKKKKAFSDGEANQVIDVTQVDFAQARKGMGSPNKDMTSTPIDVKSILIKCKNRYIPALVCHPHDLKMVTNACLYLHGGGFIGGDSTIMLNQCRLIAEKANCTVISLDYRLAPETPFPGALNDTIETITWIIEHQQSLGFTNSKIFVAGDSAGGNLAVACGLLDKLHQIKQVISIYGALDLQEVDKTIYHWNYELYQMANEEQEYIHTRLNKIMYITNLMRPLYSENEDVTNPLISPVYATDFTNIPPVIMIEAEFDYFLQSNKYFAKLLNDNGKEAQEILYKGLDHGFFDRLGYLKQTEQVCDDIAKIINK, encoded by the coding sequence ATGATTATTAAAGATTCAGCTTACGGCAACATTTGGGGGCGACTTGACCCGCAGGTTTTAGCGCGGACAAAGAAAAAGAAGGCTTTTTCCGACGGTGAAGCAAACCAGGTAATTGATGTGACACAAGTTGATTTTGCTCAAGCAAGAAAGGGGATGGGCTCTCCTAATAAAGACATGACCAGCACGCCAATCGATGTGAAAAGTATCCTGATTAAGTGTAAAAACAGGTACATTCCTGCACTAGTTTGTCATCCACATGACCTAAAAATGGTAACTAATGCCTGTCTTTATTTGCATGGCGGGGGCTTTATCGGTGGTGACAGTACAATTATGCTCAATCAATGCCGCTTAATTGCCGAAAAAGCAAACTGTACGGTGATCTCGCTTGATTACCGTTTGGCACCGGAAACACCTTTTCCAGGCGCATTAAACGACACAATTGAGACAATTACCTGGATTATTGAGCACCAACAATCTTTAGGTTTTACTAATTCAAAAATATTTGTTGCTGGCGATAGTGCAGGTGGGAACCTAGCTGTAGCCTGCGGCCTATTAGACAAACTCCACCAAATCAAGCAGGTCATTTCAATCTATGGTGCTCTTGATCTGCAAGAAGTAGACAAGACCATCTATCACTGGAATTATGAACTTTATCAGATGGCTAATGAGGAGCAAGAATACATTCATACTAGGCTAAACAAAATCATGTACATTACTAATTTGATGCGTCCCCTTTATAGCGAGAATGAAGATGTTACCAACCCTTTGATCAGCCCCGTCTACGCAACTGATTTCACCAACATCCCTCCTGTAATAATGATCGAAGCGGAGTTTGATTATTTTCTGCAGAGTAATAAATACTTTGCTAAATTGCTAAACGACAATGGAAAAGAAGCACAGGAAATTTTGTACAAGGGCCTTGACCATGGCTTCTTTGACCGTCTAGGCTATTTAAAGCAAACCGAACAGGTCTGCGATGATATTGCCAAAATAATTAATAAATAA
- a CDS encoding beta-glucoside-specific PTS transporter subunit IIABC, translating into MNNQEIAQNLLNDLGGESNVLTYTHCATRLRFTLKDDSKAKTAEIEKIPSVISVVQAAGQYQIVFGPKVIDVYNAMKEILNTDAAPKTEAEPKHKNIFNALIDLVSSIFTPILYVLIGSGIIKGLLSIFTSLKWMSTTSGTYEIFNAAGDSLYYFLPMILAITCSKKFKTNIFVSVTIGGALVYPNIAALYGKTVQFMHIPIGIATFKSSVFPIIFAIFTLSYLEKFLKKVIPASVESIFEPLISLLILVPLTIIVFGPIGSALADWIASFYMYLYGLSKVIAGGFIGFFAQAMVVFGIHWGLFPIIFSNIQKYGFDTILAVFGPSIISQSGAALGIFLRTKDANMKKISSSATLMGFFGISEPAIYGVTLKYKRAFLMAMIGGGVGGAIAGAAGSRATAVAVASVPSFPVYFGHGFLQFVIGYFAAFFIAAILTYLFGYDPSVEASAQSATTKTSKQTAVPASTSNTSNVEAWSDQDIIAPVTGKAISLKKVGDEVFSSESLGKGMAFSPELTKQNVIAPVAGVVTATYPTKHAYGITGKDGRQYLIHIGINTVDLKGKYFTDAIAKDSAVNQGDTLCKVDFAGISSEGYDPTVIVTLINSTANTRAIINEKDQLQSGQPALTFSEN; encoded by the coding sequence TTGAATAATCAAGAAATTGCCCAAAATCTATTAAATGATTTAGGCGGTGAAAGCAATGTCTTAACTTACACACATTGTGCAACTAGATTGCGTTTCACTTTGAAAGATGACAGTAAAGCTAAGACAGCAGAAATAGAAAAAATTCCTAGTGTGATTTCTGTTGTCCAAGCTGCCGGCCAATACCAAATTGTTTTTGGTCCCAAAGTAATTGATGTCTACAATGCAATGAAGGAAATATTGAATACAGATGCTGCCCCTAAAACAGAGGCCGAGCCTAAGCATAAAAATATTTTCAATGCATTAATTGACTTAGTATCCAGCATTTTTACGCCAATTTTGTATGTGTTAATTGGCTCAGGAATCATCAAAGGATTGTTGTCCATTTTTACTTCATTAAAATGGATGAGCACAACTTCAGGTACTTATGAAATATTTAATGCTGCAGGCGACAGTCTATACTACTTCCTGCCGATGATTCTAGCCATCACCTGTTCTAAAAAATTCAAAACCAATATCTTTGTTTCAGTCACCATTGGTGGTGCATTAGTTTACCCTAATATCGCTGCCCTCTATGGCAAGACCGTTCAATTCATGCACATTCCAATTGGTATTGCTACTTTTAAGAGCAGCGTTTTCCCAATTATCTTTGCAATTTTTACTCTGTCGTACTTGGAAAAGTTTCTAAAAAAGGTCATCCCCGCTTCGGTTGAAAGCATCTTTGAACCATTAATCTCACTCTTAATCCTAGTGCCTCTGACAATTATTGTCTTTGGTCCAATTGGTTCAGCACTCGCTGATTGGATTGCCAGCTTCTACATGTATCTTTACGGCTTAAGCAAAGTGATCGCCGGCGGCTTCATTGGTTTCTTTGCCCAGGCAATGGTTGTTTTCGGCATCCACTGGGGCTTATTCCCAATTATTTTTTCCAATATTCAAAAGTACGGCTTTGACACAATCCTGGCAGTTTTTGGCCCAAGTATTATTTCCCAATCGGGAGCCGCTTTAGGTATTTTCCTGAGAACCAAAGATGCCAATATGAAGAAAATTTCCTCTTCTGCTACCCTAATGGGTTTCTTCGGTATCTCCGAACCCGCAATTTACGGTGTAACATTAAAATATAAGCGGGCCTTCTTAATGGCTATGATCGGTGGCGGAGTTGGTGGTGCCATTGCTGGTGCTGCCGGCTCACGTGCTACTGCCGTCGCCGTTGCCAGTGTGCCAAGCTTCCCCGTTTACTTCGGACACGGCTTTTTGCAATTCGTAATTGGTTACTTTGCTGCCTTCTTTATTGCCGCAATTTTAACCTATCTTTTCGGTTATGACCCAAGTGTTGAAGCCAGTGCGCAATCTGCTACCACAAAGACAAGCAAGCAGACTGCAGTTCCTGCCAGCACTTCAAATACATCTAACGTTGAAGCTTGGAGCGACCAAGACATCATTGCACCGGTCACTGGAAAAGCTATTTCTTTAAAAAAAGTCGGCGATGAAGTATTTTCATCAGAATCACTCGGAAAAGGCATGGCTTTTTCTCCTGAATTAACTAAGCAAAATGTTATTGCACCAGTTGCAGGTGTTGTCACCGCAACCTATCCCACCAAACACGCATACGGAATTACCGGCAAGGATGGGCGGCAGTACCTTATCCACATTGGCATCAATACTGTTGATTTAAAAGGAAAATATTTTACCGACGCAATTGCCAAAGATAGTGCAGTAAATCAAGGTGATACACTCTGCAAAGTTGATTTTGCCGGTATTTCTTCTGAAGGCTACGACCCGACCGTGATCGTAACGTTAATTAATTCAACGGCAAACACCAGAGCTATAATTAATGAAAAAGACCAACTGCAGTCTGGGCAGCCGGCCCTAACCTTTTCTGAAAATTAG
- a CDS encoding PRD domain-containing protein → MIIKKKLNNNAVIAYGQDGIDQILTGKGIGFKKNRGDKVAEEKLEKVYKLSSAERQNKLISIVGTIPLQYLDFTDRIVKELTINLNEKFDDNIYIALTDHIYFTISRYRNKENVNTSLLWEVKDIYPKIYKESLRIVHEINATFNVNLPLEEARLLTFHIADNLKTNLQNFDVGESIRMVTDMLNIVKYYFNLDYDENSLEYTRFVIHLKFLTKRILSKEKQTSEAVFFYSELPEKMPQAFKCMQKIKEYILKTQNFSLSIGEQSYLTIHIQRIILKQK, encoded by the coding sequence ATGATTATCAAGAAAAAGTTAAACAATAATGCAGTTATTGCCTATGGTCAAGACGGGATTGATCAGATTCTAACTGGCAAGGGCATCGGTTTTAAAAAGAACAGAGGCGATAAAGTAGCAGAAGAAAAGCTGGAAAAAGTGTACAAGTTGAGTTCCGCGGAAAGACAAAATAAATTGATCAGCATAGTAGGAACTATTCCACTGCAATATTTGGATTTTACCGACCGCATAGTTAAAGAATTGACTATCAATTTAAACGAAAAGTTTGACGACAATATTTATATTGCTTTAACTGATCATATTTATTTTACGATTTCCCGCTATCGCAATAAGGAAAATGTAAATACTTCTCTTTTATGGGAAGTCAAAGATATTTATCCTAAAATTTACAAGGAATCACTGCGGATTGTCCACGAAATAAACGCGACATTTAACGTTAATCTTCCGCTGGAGGAAGCCCGTCTTTTAACATTTCATATTGCAGATAATCTAAAAACAAACCTGCAGAACTTCGACGTTGGTGAATCCATCCGGATGGTAACGGATATGCTCAATATTGTTAAATATTATTTCAACCTCGATTATGACGAAAATTCACTTGAGTACACTCGTTTTGTAATTCATTTGAAGTTTTTAACTAAACGGATATTAAGCAAGGAGAAGCAAACTTCGGAAGCAGTCTTTTTCTACTCCGAGTTACCGGAAAAAATGCCACAAGCATTCAAGTGTATGCAAAAAATAAAAGAATACATTCTCAAAACGCAGAATTTCTCATTGTCGATTGGCGAACAATCATATTTAACAATTCATATCCAACGAATAATTTTAAAGCAAAAGTAA
- a CDS encoding type II toxin-antitoxin system HicB family antitoxin, with protein MNHKIVTYPAIFKPLEDDIYVISFPDVKGAITEGQGLKDALKMAADTLASRLYNKVTLPKSSVPDEIELADDGSFVVSVSADLTEASRDRMDYQI; from the coding sequence TTGAATCATAAAATTGTAACTTATCCAGCAATCTTTAAACCGCTGGAAGATGATATTTATGTTATTAGTTTTCCAGATGTTAAGGGTGCGATTACTGAGGGACAAGGGTTAAAAGATGCGTTAAAAATGGCTGCAGACACCCTTGCAAGCAGATTATATAATAAGGTGACTCTGCCCAAAAGCAGTGTACCTGATGAAATTGAACTTGCTGATGATGGCTCGTTTGTGGTTTCGGTTTCTGCCGACCTCACAGAGGCATCACGTGACCGCATGGATTACCAAATTTAA
- a CDS encoding aldose epimerase: MQTIENSFLQASVAENGAQITDLVLKNAQFDYFKDNNAQQKITIAFPAISSEKDWAALLPWTVVDKGDTHVSLTLIDTKESYQVFPYHFEVVITYELEGNQLKVGFFLRNNSHKEMPFSLTAIVPIIAGWTSSGEINGVTLTKKKDYQLKLASVDFALAVKDKSVIAAADNLTLAADSNQRFTLTLMLS; the protein is encoded by the coding sequence ATGCAAACAATTGAAAATTCCTTTCTGCAAGCATCTGTTGCCGAAAATGGCGCACAAATAACAGATCTTGTTTTAAAAAACGCCCAATTTGATTATTTTAAGGATAATAATGCGCAGCAAAAAATAACAATTGCTTTTCCAGCAATCAGCAGCGAAAAAGATTGGGCGGCTTTATTACCATGGACGGTTGTTGATAAGGGCGATACCCATGTCAGCCTTACTTTGATTGATACCAAAGAAAGCTATCAGGTTTTTCCGTATCATTTTGAAGTTGTGATTACGTATGAGCTTGAGGGCAATCAGCTGAAAGTCGGTTTCTTTTTACGAAATAATTCACATAAGGAGATGCCGTTTTCGCTGACAGCAATTGTTCCAATTATTGCTGGCTGGACCAGCAGTGGCGAAATTAATGGGGTTACGTTAACCAAAAAGAAGGACTACCAGCTGAAGCTCGCATCCGTAGACTTTGCTTTGGCTGTAAAAGACAAAAGTGTAATTGCTGCGGCTGATAATTTGACTTTGGCTGCCGACAGCAACCAGCGTTTTACTTTGACCCTAATGTTAAGTTGA
- a CDS encoding LCP family protein: MKNNDNHPGKSRVELHAKDYRVKHRVLIRILAVLVALVTATAVYSAYIYFKTKKTADSVYDNNNRVEIRDGEFNGKNKFAVLLMGTDTGAFDRKEKIGNTDTIILTAVNPQKKRYTLMSVPRDTMAQMVGTKNFQAEKINAAYPIGGAKMAMTSVSKLLAVPVKYYAIVNMEGIMKIIHYVGGIDIRPTLTFAYGGYSFQKGQLTHMSGASALAYSRMRYDDPDGDYGRQARQRQVITTLVEKTISLNSLSKIDAILEAIAGNVKTNLTFDALRQIVLNYRGCARTVKNDYLHGSNVTIDGSAYQVQSTTELQRVSDYLRGELGLKKQLLNNNETYQNQRNIANGFSFKNPTAQNYNIYDDYVEEGDN, from the coding sequence ATGAAGAATAACGATAACCATCCGGGGAAATCTCGAGTTGAATTGCATGCGAAAGATTACCGCGTAAAGCATCGGGTTTTAATTCGCATTCTGGCAGTACTGGTAGCACTTGTTACTGCGACTGCTGTTTATTCAGCTTATATTTATTTTAAAACAAAAAAGACAGCCGACAGCGTGTATGACAATAACAATCGCGTTGAAATAAGGGACGGCGAATTTAACGGTAAAAATAAGTTTGCAGTGTTATTAATGGGCACGGATACGGGTGCGTTTGACCGCAAAGAAAAAATCGGCAACACCGATACGATAATTTTAACGGCAGTCAATCCTCAGAAGAAACGCTACACATTAATGTCAGTTCCGCGCGACACGATGGCGCAGATGGTTGGAACCAAAAATTTTCAGGCTGAAAAGATCAACGCGGCATACCCAATTGGCGGCGCCAAGATGGCAATGACCAGTGTTTCCAAACTGCTTGCAGTACCGGTTAAATATTATGCGATTGTCAACATGGAGGGGATTATGAAGATTATCCACTATGTTGGCGGAATTGATATCAGACCGACTTTGACTTTTGCCTACGGCGGATATTCTTTTCAAAAGGGACAGCTCACCCATATGAGCGGCGCAAGCGCCTTGGCCTATTCCCGCATGCGTTATGATGATCCTGATGGTGATTATGGCCGGCAAGCGCGCCAGCGGCAGGTAATTACTACTTTGGTAGAAAAAACCATCTCACTGAATTCGCTGTCCAAGATTGATGCAATTTTAGAAGCCATTGCCGGCAACGTGAAAACCAACCTAACATTTGATGCGCTGCGGCAGATTGTTCTTAATTACCGCGGCTGTGCCCGGACAGTTAAAAATGACTATCTCCATGGCAGCAATGTGACAATTGACGGAAGTGCATACCAAGTTCAGTCCACTACAGAGCTGCAGCGTGTTTCGGATTATTTACGCGGTGAATTAGGACTTAAGAAGCAGTTGCTGAATAATAATGAAACTTACCAAAATCAGCGCAATATTGCTAATGGCTTTAGTTTTAAAAATCCAACTGCACAAAATTATAATATTTACGATGATTATGTTGAAGAGGGTGATAATTAA
- a CDS encoding glycerol-3-phosphate acyltransferase: protein MARVWSILIGYLFGNILFAMIIGRFVFHSDPTKVGSGNPGTANIGAVYGKKWGVITCLGDFLKTFLALLLVFFLLPGKINLAYAGLGVVLGHCFPVLNDFKGGKGVAVAALLALIYDLPAGIITLLIALFLIIIMKNLTIPPLVFIILFSGYELVKMQEAGVVFSLIAIIMAWQFRHDLVAFFTGHGKKVDILSTIKKRWGSKTQS, encoded by the coding sequence ATGGCACGGGTGTGGTCAATTTTAATTGGTTACTTATTCGGCAATATCCTGTTTGCAATGATTATTGGCCGGTTTGTTTTTCACAGCGATCCGACCAAAGTGGGTTCGGGTAATCCTGGAACCGCTAATATTGGTGCCGTTTACGGCAAGAAATGGGGGGTCATCACCTGTCTGGGCGATTTTTTAAAAACCTTTCTGGCCTTGCTGCTTGTCTTTTTCCTTTTGCCAGGGAAAATTAATTTAGCATATGCTGGCTTAGGTGTAGTTCTTGGGCACTGCTTTCCCGTCTTAAACGATTTTAAGGGCGGAAAGGGCGTTGCGGTTGCTGCCCTCCTCGCCCTGATTTATGATTTACCGGCCGGAATTATCACCTTGCTGATCGCTTTATTTTTAATAATTATTATGAAAAATTTGACGATTCCGCCGCTGGTCTTTATTATTTTGTTTAGTGGCTATGAACTGGTAAAGATGCAGGAAGCAGGTGTGGTCTTTTCTTTGATTGCCATCATCATGGCCTGGCAATTTCGGCATGACCTTGTGGCTTTCTTTACGGGTCATGGCAAAAAAGTTGATATTTTGTCCACAATCAAAAAACGATGGGGCAGCAAGACTCAATCGTGA